The Streptomyces uncialis genomic interval CCGGTGGTCGGCGTCTGGTCCACCACCGACCGCAAGGGGGTGGCCCTCACCGACTCCCGGGCCGCGAAGTGGCAGCAGGTGTCCCGTCTGGGCAACCCGCTGGTCAACGAAGTCGTCGTCCCGCTCAAGTACAAGGACGCCTTCAACACCCTCAACCCCTCGCAGGACCGCACGGTGCAGCCGGTGGTGGACAAGGTCCTGGACCCGATCCTGCCCGAGCTCATCCAGCGGGTCTACGGAGTACCGGCCCCGGCCACCCCCCGCAACGACCTCGCCGAGATCTACCTGACAGGCATCTGCAAGGCGTGCGGACCGATCAAGGCCGACCTCAACTCGCAGCGCCTCAACAAGGACGCCGTCCTCAAGAAGATCGTCCCGGCCGAGGAGCTGCGCCTCAACATGAACGTGCCGCCCACGGCCCGGCCGCAGCGTCTGGGAGTGCTCGCCGGTGACCTGGCGGGCTTCCCCAACGGACGGCGCCTGACGGACGACGCCATCGACATCTCCCTCCAGGCCGTCGAGGGCGCAGCCCAGACCGGACAGCTCGTCCCCGCCCTGGCCGACGGCGACAAGGTCGACACCAACGAGGTGCCCTTCGGCGCCTCCTTCCCCTACCTGGCCCTGCCGCACACCAAGTCCGTCAACAGCGGCCCCGGTCCCGGCGTCCGGCAGTCGTCGCTCAGGACACACCAGTCCGCCGCCATCGGTGCCGCCGGTCTCGCGCTGCTCGGCATCGGCGGACTCCGTCTGCGCCGCCGTCGCGGCACGACCGGCTGAACCATCACCGGACCGGACCGGGCCGCGTCCGCCCGCGCATGCCGGTTGCCGGCCCGGTCCCCCAAGGGACCGGACCGGCAACCGGCATCACCGATATGGGGAGAGACCTCCTATGTGTCAAGACACCCCCGCGCTCACCCGCAGATGGCTGGGCAGCACCGCTGCGGCCCTGCTCCTGGGCGCCGTGATGTTCACCGTCGGAGCAATCGGCCTCGCTCCGGAGGGGAACACCAGCGCCCGCCGAGCCGGGGGGACATCCGAACACCCCGCACCGGACAGGGGCGTCGATGCGCTACGGGCACGGGTGGACCGGCTGCCACGGGACGCGGGGGCCTGGGCCGCCCTGGGCATCGCCCACCTCGAACAGGCCCGCGTCACCGCCGATCCGGCCGCTCATGACAGGGCCGAGAGTGCCCTGCGCCGGTCACTTACCGTTCAGCCGGACGGCAACACCGCCGCCGAAACGGGACTCGGAGCCCTCGCCGCGGCCCGCCACGACTTCCCCACCGCTCTCACCTGGGCGCGAAAGGCGACCACCGGCGACCCGTACAACCCGGCGGCCCACGGAGTCCTCGCCGACGCCCGCACCCAGCTCGGCCAGTACGAGGCCGCGGACCGGGCCGTGCAACGCATGAACGACCTGAACCCGGACAGCTCCGCGCTCGCCCGCGCCTCCTACGCCCTCGAACTGCGCGGCGACACCACCCGGGCCCGCTCACTCATGCGGCGCGCGCTCACCGCCGCCGCCACCCCAGGCGAACGCTCCTTCGCCCGCGGCACCCTGTCCGCGCTCGCCCTTCAGGAAGGCGACGCCCCCCAAGCACTGGAGCAGGCTCGCGCGGGACTGCGCACCGACCCCGGTGACCCGGCGCTCCTGGAAGCCGAGGCCCGCGCCCACACCGCCCTCGGCCGGACCCGCCAGGCGATCCGCGCCTACGAGGCCGCCCTCGCAGTAGCGCCGCTTCCCCACTACCTCCTGGGCCTGGGCGAACTCCAGCAGTCCCTCGGCCGCCAGGACCGGGCCGAGGAACAGTACGCACTGCTGCGGGCACAGGAGACGATGCGACGATCCGGCGGCGAGCCGGGCAGCGGGCCGGCCGACACCGACGCGATCCTCTTCGAAGCCGATCACGGCCGCCCCGATCAGGCGGTGGCCATGGCCGCCGAAGCCCTGCGCACCCGGCCGTTCATCGCCGTCCACGACGCCCAGGCATGGGCCCTGCACCGTGCCGGCCGCGAGGACGAGGCCCTCGACCACGCCGACCGTGCCCTCGCGCTCGGCACCCGCAGCGCCCTGTTCCACTACCACCGAGCGGTGATCCACCACGCCCTCGGCAACACCGCGGCGGCCCGCCGGGACCTCACCACGGCGCTGGGCACCGAACCGCGCTTCCACCCCCTGCACGCCCCCGTGGCCCGTGCCCTGCTCCGACGAATCGACCACACCCCATGAACCCCGCCTTTCGCCGCGCGTTGATCACAGCGGTCTCGATCCTGATGATCACCGCCGCAGCGCCGCCCCGGGCCGTCGCGCACCCCCTGGGCAACTTCACCGTCAACTACCACACTGGCCTCGCACTGCACCCCGACCGCGTTGACGCAACCGTGATCGTCGACCGCGCCGAGATCGCCACCGTCCAGGAACGGCCCCGTATCGACCTCGACCGCAACGGCACGACCACCCCGGACGAAGTCCGCGTCTATGCCACCGCCACCTGCGGCACGCTCGGCCGGCAACTCCACACAGCGGTGGCCGGCTTCCCCCTGCGCTGGCACCGGCGGTCGTCGCACCTCGTGTGGGAACGCGGCGAAGCCGGACTGATGACCAGTCGGCTCACCTGCGCCTACCGCGCACCCGCGGGCCTCGCCCGGCCCGCCGCGATCGACATCCGCACCACCTACGACACCCGGCGCGTCGGCTGGCGCGAGATGACCGTCAGCGGCCAGGACGTACGCGTCACGGGGACCCGCCTGCCCGCTGCCTCGCCCACCGGAGAACTGCGCCGCTACCCCCGGGACCAGCTCGCCACACCGCTCGACCAGCACACTGCGCACCTGCGCACCGCACCCGGCGAGAACAGCTCTCCCGGGCGGCAGAGCACCGCCCTCGCCGGTACCGGCTGGATCGCCACGGTCCTCGACCGGATCGCCGCGCGCTTCGACTCGCTCGTGGGCGCCCGTGAACTCACCGTCCCGGTCGGCGCGCTCGCCCTGCTTCTGGCCCTCGTACTCGGGGCTTCCCACGCCGTTCTGCCCGGCCACGGAAAAACCATCATGGCCGCCTACCTCGCGGGCCGCCGAGGCACCCGGCGTGACGCGGTCACCATCGGCGCCACGGTCACACTCACCCACACAGGCGGGGTCCTCGCCCTCGGGCTCGCCCTGCCCGCCGTCACCCACCTCGCGGGCGAAGCCGTCCTCCGCTGGCTCGGCGCCACAAGCGGCCTCATCGTCACCGGCATCGGCATCGGGCTTCTCGTCACGGCCCTGCGCGGACAACCCCCTCACGACCATCACCACGGCCACCACAACGACGACAGGGTCCACGCCCACGGGCATCACCACCCGCACAGCCACAGCCACAGCCACAGCCACAGCCACAGCCACAGCCACAGCCACCATGGGCACGAGGACCTCAGCCACGACAGCCCTCGACGCAGCCTCGGAGGACTGTTGCCGACCCGGCGCGGCCCCGACCCCACTCCCCTACAGGGCCGAACGGGCGTCGCGATCATGACCCGACCGGACCCTACCCGCCCCGTCGCGCCCACCACACCTCGCCGCCGCACTCCCAAGGGCGGCCTCATCGGCATGGGCATCGCCGGCGGACTCGTTCCCAGCCCCTCCGCCCTCGTGGTCCTCCTCGGCGCCGTCGCCCTGGGCCGAACCGCCTTCGGCGTGCTCCTCGTCCTCGCCTACGGACTCGGCATGGCCGCCACCCTCACCCTCGCCGGCCTGTTCCTGATCCGCCTCCGCGACCGTCTTGAGGCACACATCCGCTCTCCGTCCGGCAAGCGCTCCCCCACCCTGGAGAATCTCGCCCGGATCGGGCCGTCGGCCACCTCGCTCCTCGTGGTCCTTGTCGGCCTCGGTCTCACCGCACGGGCCGCCACCGGAACCGGCTGAGGGTTGTCCCGTACGCGCAGGTCACGAGTGGGCTGAACTTGCTGTGGCCGGTGCGATCACGGCGTCGGAGCCGTCCTGGCCGGCACCGTTCACCGGGTGGAGCCTGCGGCGGTCCGGCGAGCTCGGCTTGCGCTCCAGCCGTGCAAGCGGTTCCGCAGGGACCGTGCTGATCGTGGACGTAACCCTGGTCACCCTGCGGGTGGGCTGCCCGGCGAACAGGTACGGGTGGTCCCGCTCAGCGGGAGTCAGCCGCAGCACGCGGGCGACAGCGCCCAGGACTCCTGCCGACACGGTGACGGCCCATCCCTGCTCCAGCCAGGTGTACCAGGACACCTGCACCCCGGCGGGGCTCTGCTGGAAGCCGGAGATGTCCATGCGCAACTGGTGGGCGGTACCCACGGAGGCCGTTCCGTCATCACTGTGCTGCTTGCGAGCGATACGCAGGCTTCTCCGCACCACGCGGGCACTGGGCGTGCGTCCACGCGGCTCGCGATACAGGCGCAGGACCTCAGAACGGTGGACCGTCACGCATCCCGATCGAAACAGACCTGGAACATGCGGCGTAGACGCCACGCACCGCCCTGCTGGAAAGCCTGTTGCACAGCTTCGTCGCCAATTCGTGGGACGCGGGGCCCGGCGGTCGTACGCCACCATCACCACTTCCAGCCGACCGGATCTCGGCGAGAACGCGTGAACATACCTCGACCCCGTATCCCACGCCGCGCACGGCGGACGACAGCCCTGGCGACACGGCGCGGGAACTCCGGGAGTGCACCCGCGACCGCCGCTGTCGCGGAAGTCCGCGGCGCCCTCCCCCGCAAGCCCAGGAGCTGACTGCCCACCTGCATCTCGGAACTCCGCCCGGCCTGGCCCGAACTGCCGTACACCCCTGAGCTGCCGCGGCGAGCGCGGATCATCGGTTTCATAGGAGTCAGCCCGGGATCTCCCGGTGCGCGCAGCCGAGGTCCCCCTATGCCGCGTCAGGCGAGGGCGATCGTGGACTGCACGTACAGGAGGTAGGACGCAGCTCTCCGTGGCCGCCGACGACGTGGCGATCCTTCACGCGGAACTTGACGGCAAGGGGCTCCAGTCGAACGGACCCCTGATGGAAGCGCCGTGGGGATCGTTCTTCTCGATCAACGACCCTGACGGGAACCACCTGCTGATCGTCAAGGAGCCCAAGGACAGCTGATCGCGGTAGCCACGGGGCGGTGCCCGGCCGGTGAGTTCCGGCCGGGCACCGCCCCGTGGCTACCGCGGCCGGGTCCGTTCAACCGTCGGCTGGCGCTGTCACGGGGCCCAGCGCTCGCCGCTCATCTCCTGCTCTCCGTCCCCACCGGCGGCAAGGGACCTCGACTGGGCAGCCGTCCAGCTGTAGACGGAGCGGGCCATGAAGGAACCCGACGACTCCTCCAGTGCGGTGAAGACCCGGGCGCGAGCCGCGTGTATCTCGGCGTAGCCCGGGTCGGTCACGGACGCACACATCGCTGCCAACTCCGCCAGGTGCCCCGCCAGCCGGTGCTCACCCCGGTCGGCGAGGGCGCTCGCCCTACGCGCCAGGACAAGGGCCCCACCCGCCAACTCCGCTATTTCACAGGCCAGTTCGGCATTTGCGGCTGGACGCAGCGCGGATGGGTCACCGTCGTACCAGCCCCCGTAGTAGCGCCACAGATTGCGGACGATGAACTCCGGCTCATCATAGGTCGGACGCAGATAGGGCTTGCTCAGCAAGTCCTGGTCCGGCGTCACCCCGCGCAGCACCTCGTCCAGGGAGGCGCCCTGGTTCATCAGGGCAAGCACCTGGTCGTGCAGCTTTTCCAAGAACATGGCGGAGGCCACAAGGGTCTCCTCGATCCGGTCGCTGCCCACGATCGGCACACCGTGCCCGGGCAGTAGCAGTTCCGCCCCTAGGTTCGCCATCCAGCGCAGCGCTTGGGCCCACTCGGCAACATAGCGCTGGACTTTCTGCGGGTTGCCTGTGTTCGGCGCGTTCCACGCGTAGAAGTCACCGCAGCACAGGATGCGGGAGTCGGGGAGCCAGGCACTCGTGGCGTCGTCCGTCTCGCCCCTGCCATGCCT includes:
- a CDS encoding DUF4331 domain-containing protein — translated: MVLGAGALATALGALTLAPVTATASSHREAPLIAGDPRADNTDVYAFTSPDKSDTVTLLANWLPFEEPNGGPNFYAFAEDARYHIKIDNTGDGVADVTYTWRFRNKIRDAADQFLYNTGPVTSLTDPDLNFRQVYDLVRTSKGRSTVLLAGATAAPSRTGNASMPDYGALRSQAVRGLPGGGKAFAGQSDDPFFADLRVFDLLYGGDLSERGQDTLAGYNVNSVALQIPKKDLALAGNTTRNPVVGVWSTTDRKGVALTDSRAAKWQQVSRLGNPLVNEVVVPLKYKDAFNTLNPSQDRTVQPVVDKVLDPILPELIQRVYGVPAPATPRNDLAEIYLTGICKACGPIKADLNSQRLNKDAVLKKIVPAEELRLNMNVPPTARPQRLGVLAGDLAGFPNGRRLTDDAIDISLQAVEGAAQTGQLVPALADGDKVDTNEVPFGASFPYLALPHTKSVNSGPGPGVRQSSLRTHQSAAIGAAGLALLGIGGLRLRRRRGTTG
- a CDS encoding tetratricopeptide repeat protein, whose amino-acid sequence is MCQDTPALTRRWLGSTAAALLLGAVMFTVGAIGLAPEGNTSARRAGGTSEHPAPDRGVDALRARVDRLPRDAGAWAALGIAHLEQARVTADPAAHDRAESALRRSLTVQPDGNTAAETGLGALAAARHDFPTALTWARKATTGDPYNPAAHGVLADARTQLGQYEAADRAVQRMNDLNPDSSALARASYALELRGDTTRARSLMRRALTAAATPGERSFARGTLSALALQEGDAPQALEQARAGLRTDPGDPALLEAEARAHTALGRTRQAIRAYEAALAVAPLPHYLLGLGELQQSLGRQDRAEEQYALLRAQETMRRSGGEPGSGPADTDAILFEADHGRPDQAVAMAAEALRTRPFIAVHDAQAWALHRAGREDEALDHADRALALGTRSALFHYHRAVIHHALGNTAAARRDLTTALGTEPRFHPLHAPVARALLRRIDHTP
- a CDS encoding HoxN/HupN/NixA family nickel/cobalt transporter, whose amino-acid sequence is MNPAFRRALITAVSILMITAAAPPRAVAHPLGNFTVNYHTGLALHPDRVDATVIVDRAEIATVQERPRIDLDRNGTTTPDEVRVYATATCGTLGRQLHTAVAGFPLRWHRRSSHLVWERGEAGLMTSRLTCAYRAPAGLARPAAIDIRTTYDTRRVGWREMTVSGQDVRVTGTRLPAASPTGELRRYPRDQLATPLDQHTAHLRTAPGENSSPGRQSTALAGTGWIATVLDRIAARFDSLVGARELTVPVGALALLLALVLGASHAVLPGHGKTIMAAYLAGRRGTRRDAVTIGATVTLTHTGGVLALGLALPAVTHLAGEAVLRWLGATSGLIVTGIGIGLLVTALRGQPPHDHHHGHHNDDRVHAHGHHHPHSHSHSHSHSHSHSHSHHGHEDLSHDSPRRSLGGLLPTRRGPDPTPLQGRTGVAIMTRPDPTRPVAPTTPRRRTPKGGLIGMGIAGGLVPSPSALVVLLGAVALGRTAFGVLLVLAYGLGMAATLTLAGLFLIRLRDRLEAHIRSPSGKRSPTLENLARIGPSATSLLVVLVGLGLTARAATGTG
- a CDS encoding helix-turn-helix domain-containing protein produces the protein MGTAHQLRMDISGFQQSPAGVQVSWYTWLEQGWAVTVSAGVLGAVARVLRLTPAERDHPYLFAGQPTRRVTRVTSTISTVPAEPLARLERKPSSPDRRRLHPVNGAGQDGSDAVIAPATASSAHS
- a CDS encoding VOC family protein; translation: MAADDVAILHAELDGKGLQSNGPLMEAPWGSFFSINDPDGNHLLIVKEPKDS
- a CDS encoding alkyl sulfatase dimerization domain-containing protein, whose amino-acid sequence is MNSSVSRCRTIPHTARDLHTAVRALTKDPVHSIIYSHGHVDHVLGTTPFDEEGARTCNTAPRVIAHDAVQRRFDRYVLTAGYNSVINRRQFRVPKMTWPTVFRRPDQTYTDREDLRVGEVEVHLRHGRGETDDATSAWLPDSRILCCGDFYAWNAPNTGNPQKVQRYVAEWAQALRWMANLGAELLLPGHGVPIVGSDRIEETLVASAMFLEKLHDQVLALMNQGASLDEVLRGVTPDQDLLSKPYLRPTYDEPEFIVRNLWRYYGGWYDGDPSALRPAANAELACEIAELAGGALVLARRASALADRGEHRLAGHLAELAAMCASVTDPGYAEIHAARARVFTALEESSGSFMARSVYSWTAAQSRSLAAGGDGEQEMSGERWAP